One window of the Puniceicoccus vermicola genome contains the following:
- a CDS encoding FtsW/RodA/SpoVE family cell cycle protein: MLILALAGVCFIRSAQAYTGGGLWKMQIIWVVLGIGVYAFVSLINYKILLEKAHWFYAGSVFLLVLVETPLGVEIYGSRRWIDLGFFNLQPSELAKISVLIMIASVLARSRIGSFRNSLQTLFKVAGIAVLPMGLIFLQPDLGSTLVFPPLVFGLLYVSKLSDRFFYVSFAIFALLLSVVAFDCYQYYQYSYAAEPELLADESRPDYDELSILPMHDYQRDRILSFVVPELVDPRGIGDSWNVNQSLISIGSGGLFGKGWGLGTQALLGYLPPAVAHNDFIFAVLAEEKGFVGSTLALVLYAVIILNGFRVAGLSRDRFGMLLAVGVSVLLLVHVFINVGMTMGLTPVTGLPLPFMTYGGSFLLSCCVLQGLVQSVYRFRKDFS; this comes from the coding sequence ATGCTAATATTAGCATTGGCGGGTGTGTGTTTCATCCGGTCTGCCCAAGCGTATACGGGTGGCGGGCTTTGGAAGATGCAGATCATCTGGGTTGTCTTAGGGATTGGAGTGTATGCTTTCGTTTCGCTGATCAATTACAAGATCCTTCTCGAAAAGGCCCACTGGTTTTACGCGGGGAGTGTTTTCCTTCTCGTCTTGGTGGAAACGCCGCTCGGGGTGGAGATTTACGGTTCGCGGCGATGGATCGACCTGGGGTTTTTCAATCTCCAGCCCTCGGAGCTCGCCAAGATCTCGGTACTGATCATGATTGCGAGCGTGCTGGCCCGTTCGCGTATCGGTAGTTTTCGGAATTCCCTGCAGACGCTTTTCAAGGTTGCTGGAATCGCGGTCTTGCCCATGGGGCTGATCTTTCTCCAGCCGGACCTTGGGTCGACGCTGGTCTTTCCCCCGCTTGTGTTTGGGCTCCTCTACGTGTCGAAGCTCTCGGATCGATTTTTTTACGTCTCCTTTGCCATCTTTGCGCTGCTCCTTTCGGTGGTGGCCTTCGATTGCTATCAGTATTACCAGTATTCTTATGCGGCGGAGCCTGAGCTTCTCGCCGATGAGAGCCGTCCGGATTACGACGAGCTCTCCATCCTGCCGATGCACGATTATCAGCGGGATCGCATTCTCTCTTTTGTGGTTCCTGAACTCGTCGACCCCCGTGGGATCGGCGATAGTTGGAACGTGAATCAATCCCTGATCTCGATCGGATCAGGTGGACTTTTTGGGAAGGGCTGGGGCCTCGGCACCCAGGCACTTCTCGGCTACCTGCCACCAGCGGTAGCTCATAATGATTTCATCTTCGCGGTTCTCGCGGAGGAGAAAGGTTTTGTCGGAAGTACGTTAGCTTTAGTGCTCTATGCGGTGATCATTCTGAACGGATTTCGTGTTGCGGGGTTATCCCGGGACCGGTTCGGGATGTTGCTCGCCGTGGGGGTCAGTGTTCTTTTGTTGGTCCATGTTTTTATTAATGTGGGAATGACGATGGGTCTGACGCCGGTCACTGGGCTGCCGCTTCCGTTTATGACTTACGGAGGCTCTTTTCTTTTGAGCTGTTGCGTTCTCCAAGGTCTCGTCCAGTCCGTTTACCGATTTCGAAAGGATTTTTCGTGA
- a CDS encoding LOG family protein, which produces MNKEEEFPNPKTPSTKPEKAYKNLSFLNSPAARPIRVLCELAEPGMRLDAADVRNTIVFFGSARNPAPEQAEKLLEETQSRDSGPALSEEAQQQVEARRRQIQRAAKYYRIALDLSRKLTEWSLQQEDADKQFYICSGGGPGIMEAANRGAKEAGGKSIGLGISLPFEQGINAYCDPELSFDFHYFFLRKYWFLFHAKALVVFPGGFGTFDELFEMLTLIQTQKTKKHIRILLMGREFWENTINFSNLVEWGTISPEDVRLFQIIDDVEEAYDLLIEPFASGQVTPGGDPHMMPE; this is translated from the coding sequence ATGAACAAGGAAGAAGAATTCCCAAATCCCAAAACTCCAAGTACCAAGCCGGAAAAGGCTTACAAAAACCTGTCTTTTCTCAACAGCCCGGCGGCCCGGCCGATCCGCGTTCTCTGCGAACTGGCTGAACCAGGAATGCGCCTCGACGCTGCGGATGTTCGCAATACGATCGTGTTTTTCGGATCAGCGCGCAATCCGGCCCCGGAACAAGCGGAGAAGCTCCTCGAGGAAACGCAGTCCCGCGACTCAGGACCTGCCCTCTCCGAAGAGGCCCAGCAACAGGTCGAAGCCCGGCGACGCCAGATCCAGCGAGCGGCGAAATACTACCGCATCGCCCTCGATCTCTCGCGCAAGCTCACGGAGTGGTCCCTCCAACAGGAGGATGCCGACAAGCAGTTCTACATCTGCTCCGGCGGTGGACCGGGAATCATGGAAGCCGCCAACCGCGGCGCCAAGGAAGCGGGCGGCAAATCGATCGGCCTCGGGATCAGCCTCCCCTTCGAGCAAGGCATCAATGCTTACTGCGATCCGGAGCTCAGCTTCGATTTTCACTATTTCTTCCTCCGAAAATACTGGTTCCTCTTCCACGCCAAGGCCCTCGTCGTCTTTCCGGGTGGTTTCGGCACCTTTGACGAGCTCTTTGAGATGCTCACTCTGATTCAGACGCAGAAAACGAAGAAACACATCCGCATCCTCTTGATGGGCAGAGAATTCTGGGAGAACACCATCAATTTCTCAAACCTGGTCGAGTGGGGAACCATCTCTCCCGAGGACGTACGCCTCTTCCAAATCATCGATGACGTTGAGGAAGCCTACGACCTCCTCATCGAACCCTTCGCCAGCGGTCAAGTCACCCCCGGCGGCGACCCTCATATGATGCCGGAGTAA
- a CDS encoding Rne/Rng family ribonuclease: MDSSQESPTSKANEPEEEVDIHREELEKPPVEKPVETIPEDQLKEDAAKRSKKQPMVTRIVRALRKEKKDFAELVINSEPLETRVALLRNGVLEKFEVERQGDDRMVGTIYKGKIQNLEPGLKAAFVDIGEPKNAFLHYWDILPAANDNTIEIVRDNKNKEKDGKGGEKQPEKITVKDIPKKYPVGSEIVVQVTKATIGSKGPRTTTNIALPGRFIVLMPFSGQCGISRKIADKGERGRLKKILRDLTIPEGMGVIMRTAGEGKKARYFVRDLHLLLRKWEEIQEKIASSKKPVCLYREPDLVERTVRDFLTEDIDRVIIDDPEDHQRMLGLVGQISSRSKAKIAIFKENIPIFERFNVERQIEQTFMRKVPLPSGGEIVIEETEALVSVDVNTGGHKGGSKDGKDFIVRANLEAAAEVARQIRLRNIGGLIIIDFIDMKQKRDRNAVYQKMRQEMSRDAAKSHVLPISQLGLLQMSRQRHKESHSSGIYTSCPYCSGRGIVKSARSISVEIQRRIVSVSRHSRSSGASEEPLFLRILLHPVNLERLRAEDEAHLIELEKSYNVNLSFRADPSYHVENFKILDGKTGRELR; the protein is encoded by the coding sequence ATGGACTCATCACAAGAATCCCCCACTTCCAAAGCGAATGAACCCGAAGAAGAAGTAGACATCCATCGCGAAGAGCTGGAAAAGCCACCGGTTGAGAAGCCGGTTGAAACGATCCCTGAAGATCAGCTGAAGGAGGACGCTGCCAAGCGTTCGAAAAAGCAACCCATGGTCACCCGCATCGTTCGGGCCCTGCGTAAGGAAAAGAAGGACTTCGCCGAACTCGTCATCAACTCCGAGCCACTCGAAACCCGTGTCGCACTCCTGCGCAACGGCGTTCTCGAAAAGTTCGAAGTCGAGCGCCAGGGCGACGACCGGATGGTCGGTACGATCTACAAGGGCAAGATCCAGAATCTGGAGCCAGGTCTGAAAGCGGCCTTCGTCGACATCGGCGAACCCAAGAACGCTTTCTTGCACTACTGGGACATTCTCCCGGCTGCCAACGACAACACGATCGAGATTGTTCGCGACAACAAGAACAAGGAAAAGGACGGTAAGGGAGGCGAGAAGCAGCCGGAAAAGATCACCGTTAAGGACATCCCGAAAAAGTATCCGGTTGGATCCGAGATCGTGGTCCAGGTGACCAAGGCCACCATCGGAAGCAAGGGCCCCCGGACGACCACGAATATCGCTTTGCCCGGGCGCTTTATCGTCCTCATGCCGTTCTCGGGACAGTGCGGGATTTCCCGTAAGATCGCTGACAAGGGCGAACGCGGGCGTTTGAAGAAGATCCTCCGCGATCTCACGATTCCGGAAGGGATGGGCGTGATCATGCGGACGGCCGGCGAAGGCAAGAAGGCCCGCTATTTTGTGCGCGACTTGCATCTCCTCCTCCGCAAGTGGGAAGAGATCCAGGAAAAGATCGCCTCCTCGAAAAAGCCGGTTTGCCTCTACCGCGAGCCGGATCTCGTCGAGCGGACGGTGCGCGACTTCCTCACCGAGGACATCGACCGAGTCATTATCGACGATCCTGAGGATCACCAGCGGATGCTCGGATTGGTCGGTCAGATCTCCAGCCGCTCCAAGGCGAAGATTGCCATCTTCAAGGAGAACATTCCGATCTTCGAGCGCTTCAACGTGGAACGCCAGATCGAGCAGACCTTCATGCGCAAGGTCCCTCTGCCCAGCGGCGGGGAAATCGTCATTGAGGAAACGGAAGCCCTCGTCTCTGTCGACGTGAACACCGGTGGCCACAAGGGAGGCTCGAAAGATGGGAAAGACTTCATCGTTCGTGCCAATCTGGAAGCGGCAGCCGAGGTCGCGCGTCAGATCCGCCTCCGCAACATCGGGGGGTTGATCATCATCGACTTCATCGACATGAAGCAGAAGCGGGATCGCAACGCGGTCTACCAGAAGATGCGTCAGGAGATGTCCCGCGATGCGGCCAAGAGCCATGTCCTGCCGATCTCCCAGCTGGGCCTTCTCCAGATGAGCCGCCAGCGGCATAAGGAAAGCCACTCGAGTGGAATCTACACCTCTTGCCCTTACTGCAGCGGTCGGGGGATTGTGAAGTCTGCTCGCTCCATCAGTGTGGAAATCCAGCGGCGGATCGTCAGCGTTTCACGTCATTCGCGCAGTTCCGGTGCCAGCGAGGAACCTCTCTTCCTCCGCATCCTTCTGCACCCGGTCAATCTCGAGCGCTTGCGGGCTGAAGACGAGGCTCACCTCATCGAGTTGGAGAAGAGTTA